The Cloacibacterium caeni region ATTCTGATGATAAATTAATTGACTTATTAAAGAACAATGGATTTAAAGTGATGAAATTACAATCATCAAATTACAAAGAATGGAAAATGGAACATGATTCTCACTGGAGTTGTCATGGGCATTCTGAAGCTGCTAAACAGGTTTCTGTTTTTTTGAAATCTTTACATTTAAATAAAAAATAGAAATTAGTTGTCACTGAATGCAAACTTAAAGAATCATACAGCTCAATTTTTTTTATTTTTTAATATTTTAGTAGAAATTAATAAAAATTTTGATTTTGAATTTTAAAAAAATGAAAGGTTGGTGTTTAATTATATTTACCATTTGTATGTTTATAGCATTTCTTCATGATTTTATAGTTTAGTGTTTTTACTACTCCATACCGTTTCCTAAAATCCACCGTTAAAAGAATAATTTTAATTTTTTTTATCTTTTAATGATTGCGTCTCGAATCTCGGCTCACACATTCACGACCCCACAAATTCGCATCTTTACTACTCTACGACTTTACACCTTCACAAATTCGCAAATTCACGATTCACATCCTCACATCCTCACATCCTCACATCCTCACATCTTATATCTCACATCTTTTCTTCAAAATTTTTTGTTATTTAAAAACATTTGAGTACTTTTGTTGTTCATTCAATAATATGTTAGACAGTATTATAACATCAAAAACACGATTGCGACTATTGGTAAAATTCTTTATCAATGCTGCTAATACAGGCTACCTGAGAGGTCTTGCTCAGGAGATGAATGAGAATACAAACGCGATCAGAAAAGAATTAAACAATCTGAGTGAAGCAGGCTTTATTATCAGAGAAGATACAGATAAAAAGGTAATGTATCATGCCAATACAGACCATCCTTTGTTTACTACTTTACAGCAATTAATCCAAAAATACGTCGGTATAGATTTTATTATTAGTCAAATTCTCGAAAGAATGGGAGATGTTTCTCGTATTTTTTTAGTGGGAGATTATGCTAAAGGAATAGATTCGGGAGTAATCGAGGTGATTATAGAAGGTCCTGCCTTGAACCAAAACTATATCGAAAATATAATACAAAGGATTAAAAAAGAAATAAAAAAAGAAGTCATCGTTTATAGTACTACAGAATATGTAGGAGATGGACTGTTGGTTTTTGAAAATAAATAAGAGATACTGTTTTTTTCAATGTTCTGAAAAATAGCTGTTGAAAATTACTCATACCGAGGTGAACTCATTTTAAATGGGACTCACAGGGCGAAGCCATAAAAAAGGAGTAAAGAAGATCCTCTTAAAAAATTCTAAATTCAAACAAGATTAACAACAAATAAAATACAAATGAACAAGATTGCCATCATCGGACTAGGCTATGTTGGGCTTCCTTTAGCAAGATTATTTGCAACCAAATTTCCAGTAGTAGGTTTTGATATTAACCAAAAGCGAATAGAAGAATTAAATGAAGGTAGAGATGTAACCCTAGAAGTAGAAGATGCTCTATTAAAACAGGTATTAGTAGATTCTAATCCTTTCAAAGGTCACACAAGCGGTTTATTTTGTACGGCTCATCTGGAAGAAATTAGAGAAGCCAATTATTATATCGTAACGGTGCCTACTCCTGTAGATAAACACAATAAACCAGATTTAACCCCTTTGTACAAAGCCTCAGAAACAGTAGGAAAAGTCCTGAAAAAAGGCGATGTGGTAATTTATGAATCTACAGTATATCCTGGAGCGACCGAGGAAGAATGTATTCCTGTTTTGGAAAAAGTATCGGGATTGAAATTTAATGTAGATTTTTTTGCAGGTTATTCTCCAGAGCGCATTAATCCAGGTGATAAAGAGCATACAGTAGAAAAAATCCTTAAAGTGACCTCTGGTTCTACTCCAGAAATAGGCGTAAAAGTAAATGAATTATATAAAACAGTAATTACAGCAGGCACGCATTTGGCACCAACGATTAAGGTAGCGGAAGCAGCGAAAGTGATTGAAAACTCACAACGAGATATTAATATTGCTTTTGTAAATGAGTTGGCTAAAATTTTTAATATTTTAGATATAGACACTCACGCTGTTTTGGAAGCGGCGGGGACAAAATGGAACTTTTTACCTTTTAGACCAGGTTTGGTTGGCGGACATTGTATTGGGGTAGATCCTTATTACTTAGCCCAAAAAGCACAAGAGCATGGTTACCATCCAGAAATTATTTTGGCAGGAAGAAGACTGAATGATTCTATGGGAGAATATGTAGCTGCTCAAGTAGTAAAACTAATGATTAAAAAAGGGATTACCGTAAAAGGAGCTCAATTATTATTATTGGGAATTACTTTCAAAGAAAATTGCCCAGATGTAAGAAATACCAAAATAGTAGATGTGGTAAAAGCATTAGAAGATTACGGCATTCAAGTAACTATTTTTGACCCATGGGCAAATCCTGCAGAAGTAAAACACGAATATAACCTTCCTTGTCATCCTGAGCTCATTGCAGGTGCTAAATATGATGCTATTGTCCTAGGAGTGGCACACAAAGAATTTTTAAACTTAGATTTAGAACTGCTAAAAAGAGAAAATGCAGTGGTGTATGATGTGAAAGGGATTTTAACAAATACAGATGGAAAATTATAATAAAAACAAATCAAATTTATATATATGTTAAACAATAAAACTGTTTTAATTACTGGTGGTACAGGTTCTTTAGGTAAAGCTTTAACTGCTCATATATTTAAGGAGTATCCAAGAATTAAAAAATTGATTATTCTATCGCGAGACGAACAAAAGCAATTTGTTATGGCGCAAGAATATCCTTCTGATAAATATCCTCAAATTCGTTTTTTTTTAGGAGATGTAAGAGATAAAGAACGAATGGTAAGAGCTTTTAGAGGGGTAGATTATGTAATTCATGCTGCAGCAATGAAACATGTTCATTTGGCTGAGTATAACCCAGATGAATGCATTAAAACAAATATAGGTGGTGCTCAAAATGTTATTCATGCTGCTTTAGAAACAGGTGTACAAAACGTAGTAGCACTATCAACAGATAAAGCTTGCGCACCAATAAATTTATATGGAGCAACAAAATTGACATCGGATAAATTATTTGTAGCAGCAAATAATATTAAAGGTTGGAATCCTATACGGTTTAGTG contains the following coding sequences:
- a CDS encoding ArsR family transcriptional regulator, with the protein product MLDSIITSKTRLRLLVKFFINAANTGYLRGLAQEMNENTNAIRKELNNLSEAGFIIREDTDKKVMYHANTDHPLFTTLQQLIQKYVGIDFIISQILERMGDVSRIFLVGDYAKGIDSGVIEVIIEGPALNQNYIENIIQRIKKEIKKEVIVYSTTEYVGDGLLVFENK
- a CDS encoding nucleotide sugar dehydrogenase; the encoded protein is MNKIAIIGLGYVGLPLARLFATKFPVVGFDINQKRIEELNEGRDVTLEVEDALLKQVLVDSNPFKGHTSGLFCTAHLEEIREANYYIVTVPTPVDKHNKPDLTPLYKASETVGKVLKKGDVVIYESTVYPGATEEECIPVLEKVSGLKFNVDFFAGYSPERINPGDKEHTVEKILKVTSGSTPEIGVKVNELYKTVITAGTHLAPTIKVAEAAKVIENSQRDINIAFVNELAKIFNILDIDTHAVLEAAGTKWNFLPFRPGLVGGHCIGVDPYYLAQKAQEHGYHPEIILAGRRLNDSMGEYVAAQVVKLMIKKGITVKGAQLLLLGITFKENCPDVRNTKIVDVVKALEDYGIQVTIFDPWANPAEVKHEYNLPCHPELIAGAKYDAIVLGVAHKEFLNLDLELLKRENAVVYDVKGILTNTDGKL